In Treponema vincentii, a single window of DNA contains:
- a CDS encoding DUF2586 family protein, whose product MALPNINTTIKDGAMGVAGADATGIFAAVGVATLPSNGIITFTDKEDVDGKIGDGSLRDLIVSALSIAKTTVYAIAVEGSTAGTVSNVSTVSGNQGDGKITVTGKPRNEYGIRIDIMASGKLNDGTFRVTIDGLSGKTITLPDGEGKYEIPGTGLTLQFSHADKGFESGDAFTFTTTAPQATNGEILAAINTILDAKKAIEWIAVAGVSNAALWAALATQAKGAESVYQYLFFIAQARYKKEGETVDEYVNALTGAERGVTSSTRLQVVAGWIEEADSNGQVDTRGAIGVYCGMLAGRKVHEGPDAVKFGSITAATAIKPDGINDGHIEALKNAGYVTVRQIIGLKGIYITSGQMMSEQGSDYDLVERRRVMDKACREIRVAQLPFLNDTVKVGADGSPEGLEMFVAQGEAPLRTMKTNEQISDGYIIIPKGQNILSTNTLRTKIRIVPLGKLSYIENEIAYHNPALAQ is encoded by the coding sequence GACCGGTATTTTTGCAGCAGTCGGTGTTGCAACGCTTCCTTCAAACGGCATTATTACCTTTACGGATAAAGAAGATGTGGACGGAAAAATAGGAGATGGCTCCTTACGTGATCTTATCGTCAGTGCCTTATCGATTGCAAAAACGACCGTGTACGCAATCGCTGTTGAAGGAAGTACTGCAGGTACTGTTTCAAACGTGAGCACAGTAAGCGGTAATCAAGGGGACGGAAAAATTACCGTAACGGGAAAGCCGCGCAATGAATACGGTATCCGTATTGATATTATGGCAAGCGGAAAACTCAACGACGGCACGTTCCGGGTAACCATCGACGGTCTTTCCGGAAAGACTATCACGCTTCCTGACGGGGAAGGTAAATACGAAATCCCCGGTACCGGTCTTACGCTGCAATTTAGTCATGCTGATAAAGGCTTTGAGTCCGGAGACGCTTTTACGTTTACGACGACGGCACCGCAAGCGACAAACGGCGAAATACTTGCTGCAATCAATACTATTCTTGACGCAAAAAAAGCCATCGAATGGATTGCCGTTGCAGGCGTTTCAAACGCTGCTCTTTGGGCAGCCCTTGCAACTCAGGCGAAGGGCGCTGAAAGCGTATATCAGTATCTCTTTTTTATTGCGCAAGCCCGCTATAAAAAAGAAGGTGAGACAGTAGACGAGTATGTCAACGCGCTTACTGGAGCAGAGCGTGGGGTAACCTCCTCAACTCGCTTGCAGGTTGTTGCAGGCTGGATTGAAGAGGCGGATTCAAACGGACAGGTCGATACACGCGGAGCTATCGGAGTGTACTGCGGAATGCTTGCTGGGCGAAAAGTCCACGAGGGGCCGGATGCCGTTAAATTCGGCAGCATAACAGCCGCAACAGCGATTAAACCTGACGGAATAAATGACGGACACATTGAAGCGTTGAAAAACGCAGGCTATGTAACGGTGAGACAAATCATCGGGCTGAAAGGTATTTACATCACCTCTGGACAAATGATGAGTGAACAAGGAAGTGATTATGATTTGGTGGAACGCAGGCGCGTCATGGATAAAGCATGCCGTGAGATCAGAGTAGCGCAACTGCCGTTTTTGAACGACACGGTCAAAGTCGGTGCTGACGGTTCTCCCGAAGGTTTGGAGATGTTCGTTGCACAGGGAGAAGCGCCGTTACGGACGATGAAAACGAACGAGCAAATATCCGATGGGTATATCATCATTCCTAAGGGGCAAAATATTTTATCGACAAACACCTTACGGACAAAAATCCGTATCGTTCCGCTTGGTAAATTATCCTATATCGAAAACGAAATCGCCTATCATAATCCTGCGCTTGCACAGTAA